One segment of Peromyscus leucopus breed LL Stock chromosome 5, UCI_PerLeu_2.1, whole genome shotgun sequence DNA contains the following:
- the Itgb1 gene encoding integrin beta-1 isoform X1, translating into MNLQLAFWIGFISLICSVFGQTDKNRCLKANAKSCGECIQAGPNCGWCTNTTFLQEGMPTSARCDDLEALKKKGCQPSDIENPRGSQTIKKNKNVTNRSKGMAEKLRPEDITQIQPQQLLLKLRSGEPQKFTLKFKRAEDYPIDLYYLMDLSYSMKDDLENVKSLGTDLMNEMRRITSDFRIGFGSFVEKTVMPYISTTPAKLRNPCTSEQNCTSPFSYKNVLSLTDRGEYFNKLVGQQRISGNLDSPEGGFDAIMQVAVCGSLIGWRNVTRLLVFSTDAGFHFAGDGKLGGIVLPNDGQCHLENNVYTMSHYYDYPSIAHLVQKLSENNIQTIFAVTEEFQPVYKELKNLIPKSAVGTLSGNSSNVIQLIIDAYNSLSSEVILENSKLPEGVTVNYKSYCKNGVNGTGENGRKCSNISIGDEVQFEISITANKCPNKESETIKIKPLGFTEEVEVILQFICKCDCQSHGIPASPKCHEGNGTFECGACRCNEGRVGRHCECSTDEVNSEDMDAYCRKENSSEICSNNGECVCGQCVCRKRDNTNEIYSGKFCECDNFNCDRSNGLICGGNGVCRCRVCECYPNYTGSACDCSLDTAPCVATNGQICNGRGVCECGACKCTDPKFQGPTCETCQTCLGVCAEHKECVQCRAFNKGEKKDTCAQECSHFNLTKVESRDKLPQPVQVYPVTHCKEKDVDDCWFYFTYSVNGNNEAIVHVVETPDCPTGPDIIPIVAGVVAGIVLIGLALLLIWKLLMIIHDRREFAKFEKEKMNAKWDTQENPIYKSPINNFKNPNYGRKAGL; encoded by the exons ATGAATTTGCAACTGGCCTTCTGGATTGGATTCATCAGCTTGATTTGTTCTGTATTTGGCCAAACAg ataaaaatagatgtttaaaaGCAAATGCCAAATCTTGTGGAGAATGTATACAAGCAGGGCCAAATTGTGGGTGGTGTACAAATACG ACATTTTTACAAGAAGGGATGCCTACTTCTGCACGTTGTGATGATTTAGAAGCTTTAAAAAAGAAGGGCTGCCAGCCAAGTGACATAGAAAACCCAAGAGGCTCCCAAacgataaagaaaaataagaatgtcaCCAACCGCAGCAAAGGAATGGCAGAGAAGCTCCGGCCAGAGGACATAACTCAGATCCAACCACAGCAGCTACTTCTGAAGTTGCGCTCAG GAGAACCACAGAAGTTTACACTAAAATTCAAGAGGGCTGAAGACTACCCCATTGATCTCTACTACCTTATGGATCTCTCCTACTCTATGAAAGATGATCTGGAGAATGTAAAGAGTCTTGGGACAGATCTGATGAATGAAATGAGGAGGATTACTTCAGACTTCCGAATTG GCTTTGGCTCATTTGTGGAGAAAACTGTGATGCCGTATATTAGTACAACCCCAGCAAAGCTCAGAAACCCTTGCACGAGTGAACAGAACTGCACCAGCCCATTTAGCTACAAGAATGTGCTCAGTCTTACTGACAGAGGAGAGTATTTCAATAAACTGGTCGGTCAGCAGCGCATATCTGGAAACTTGGACTCTCCAGAAGGTGGTTTTGATGCAATCATGCAGGTTGCAGTGTGTGGG TCACTGATTGGCTGGAGGAATGTAACACGACTGCTGGTGTTTTCCACGGATGCCGGGTTTCACTTTGCTGGAGATGGGAAACTTGGTGGTATTGTTTTACCAAACGATGGCCAGTGTCACCTGGAAAATAACGTATATACAATGAGCCATTACTAT GATTACCCCTCAATTGCTCACCTTGTCCAGAAACTAAGCGAAAATAACATTCAGACAATCTTTGCAGTTACTGAAGAGTTTCAGCCTGTTTACAAG GAATTGAAGAATTTGATTCCTAAGTCAGCAGTGGGTACACTGTCTGGAAACTCCAGTAACGTGATCCAGCTGATCATTGATGCCTACAAT TCCCTTTCTTCAGAAGTCATTCTGGAAAACAGCAAGTTGCCAGAAGGAGTAACAGTAAATTACAAATCCTACTGCAAGAATGGGGTGAACGGGACAGGAGAAAATGGACGAAAGTGTTCCAACATCTCCATTGGAGATGAG gTTCAGTTTGAAATAAGTATAACTGCAAATAAATGTCCAAATAAGGAGTCTGAAACCATTAAAATTAAGCCTCTGGGCTTCACCGAAGAAGTAGAGGTTATTCTTCAGTTCATCTGCAAGTGCGATTGCCAAAGCCATGGCATCCCAGCAAGTCCCAAGTGCCACGAGGGGAACGGGACATTTGAGTGTGGAGCCTGCAG GTGCAATGAGGGGCGTGTTGGGAGGCACTGTGAATGTAGCACAGATGAAGTAAACAGTGAAGACATGGATGCTTACTGCAGGAAAGAGAACAGCTCAGAAATCTGCAGCAACAATGGAGAATGTGTCTGCGGacagtgtgtgtgtaggaagagaGATAATACAAATGAAATTTACTCTGGCAAATTCTGCGAGTGTGATAACTTCAACTGTGATAGATCCAATGGCTTAATTTGTGGGG GAAATGGTGTTTGCAGGTGTCGTGTGTGTGAATGCTATCCCAATTACACTGGCAGTGCATGTGACTGTTCCTTGGACACTGCTCCATGTGTAGCAACAAATGGTCAGATCTGCAATGGCCGGGGCGTCTGTGAGTGTGGTGCCTGTAAGTGCACAGATCCCAAGTTTCAAGGGCCAACCTGTGAGACGTGTCAGACGTGCCTTGGTGTCTGTGCAGAGCACAA AGAATGTGTTCAGTGCAGAGCCTtcaataaaggagaaaagaaagacacgTGTGCGCAGGAGTGCTCCCACTTCAACCTCACGAAGGTGGAAAGCAGAGACAAGCTGCCCCAGCCGGTGCAGGTCTACCCCGTGACCCACTGCAAGGAGAAGGACGTGGATGACTGCTGGTTCTACTTCACCTACTCGGTGAATGGCAACAACGAAGCCATCGTGCATGTGGTGGAGACTCCAG ACTGTCCTACTGGTCCTGACATCATTCCAATTGTAGCaggtgtggttgctgggattgttCTCATTGGCCTTGCCTTGCTGCTTATTTGGAAGCTTTTAATGATAATccatgacagaagagaatttgctaaatttgaaaaggagaaaatgaatgcTAAATGGGACACG
- the Itgb1 gene encoding integrin beta-1 isoform X2 yields the protein MNLQLAFWIGFISLICSVFGQTDKNRCLKANAKSCGECIQAGPNCGWCTNTTFLQEGMPTSARCDDLEALKKKGCQPSDIENPRGSQTIKKNKNVTNRSKGMAEKLRPEDITQIQPQQLLLKLRSGEPQKFTLKFKRAEDYPIDLYYLMDLSYSMKDDLENVKSLGTDLMNEMRRITSDFRIGFGSFVEKTVMPYISTTPAKLRNPCTSEQNCTSPFSYKNVLSLTDRGEYFNKLVGQQRISGNLDSPEGGFDAIMQVAVCGSLIGWRNVTRLLVFSTDAGFHFAGDGKLGGIVLPNDGQCHLENNVYTMSHYYDYPSIAHLVQKLSENNIQTIFAVTEEFQPVYKELKNLIPKSAVGTLSGNSSNVIQLIIDAYNSLSSEVILENSKLPEGVTVNYKSYCKNGVNGTGENGRKCSNISIGDEVQFEISITANKCPNKESETIKIKPLGFTEEVEVILQFICKCDCQSHGIPASPKCHEGNGTFECGACRCNEGRVGRHCECSTDEVNSEDMDAYCRKENSSEICSNNGECVCGQCVCRKRDNTNEIYSGKFCECDNFNCDRSNGLICGGNGVCRCRVCECYPNYTGSACDCSLDTAPCVATNGQICNGRGVCECGACKCTDPKFQGPTCETCQTCLGVCAEHKECVQCRAFNKGEKKDTCAQECSHFNLTKVESRDKLPQPVQVYPVTHCKEKDVDDCWFYFTYSVNGNNEAIVHVVETPDCPTGPDIIPIVAGVVAGIVLIGLALLLIWKLLMIIHDRREFAKFEKEKMNAKWDTGENPIYKSAVTTVVNPKYEGK from the exons ATGAATTTGCAACTGGCCTTCTGGATTGGATTCATCAGCTTGATTTGTTCTGTATTTGGCCAAACAg ataaaaatagatgtttaaaaGCAAATGCCAAATCTTGTGGAGAATGTATACAAGCAGGGCCAAATTGTGGGTGGTGTACAAATACG ACATTTTTACAAGAAGGGATGCCTACTTCTGCACGTTGTGATGATTTAGAAGCTTTAAAAAAGAAGGGCTGCCAGCCAAGTGACATAGAAAACCCAAGAGGCTCCCAAacgataaagaaaaataagaatgtcaCCAACCGCAGCAAAGGAATGGCAGAGAAGCTCCGGCCAGAGGACATAACTCAGATCCAACCACAGCAGCTACTTCTGAAGTTGCGCTCAG GAGAACCACAGAAGTTTACACTAAAATTCAAGAGGGCTGAAGACTACCCCATTGATCTCTACTACCTTATGGATCTCTCCTACTCTATGAAAGATGATCTGGAGAATGTAAAGAGTCTTGGGACAGATCTGATGAATGAAATGAGGAGGATTACTTCAGACTTCCGAATTG GCTTTGGCTCATTTGTGGAGAAAACTGTGATGCCGTATATTAGTACAACCCCAGCAAAGCTCAGAAACCCTTGCACGAGTGAACAGAACTGCACCAGCCCATTTAGCTACAAGAATGTGCTCAGTCTTACTGACAGAGGAGAGTATTTCAATAAACTGGTCGGTCAGCAGCGCATATCTGGAAACTTGGACTCTCCAGAAGGTGGTTTTGATGCAATCATGCAGGTTGCAGTGTGTGGG TCACTGATTGGCTGGAGGAATGTAACACGACTGCTGGTGTTTTCCACGGATGCCGGGTTTCACTTTGCTGGAGATGGGAAACTTGGTGGTATTGTTTTACCAAACGATGGCCAGTGTCACCTGGAAAATAACGTATATACAATGAGCCATTACTAT GATTACCCCTCAATTGCTCACCTTGTCCAGAAACTAAGCGAAAATAACATTCAGACAATCTTTGCAGTTACTGAAGAGTTTCAGCCTGTTTACAAG GAATTGAAGAATTTGATTCCTAAGTCAGCAGTGGGTACACTGTCTGGAAACTCCAGTAACGTGATCCAGCTGATCATTGATGCCTACAAT TCCCTTTCTTCAGAAGTCATTCTGGAAAACAGCAAGTTGCCAGAAGGAGTAACAGTAAATTACAAATCCTACTGCAAGAATGGGGTGAACGGGACAGGAGAAAATGGACGAAAGTGTTCCAACATCTCCATTGGAGATGAG gTTCAGTTTGAAATAAGTATAACTGCAAATAAATGTCCAAATAAGGAGTCTGAAACCATTAAAATTAAGCCTCTGGGCTTCACCGAAGAAGTAGAGGTTATTCTTCAGTTCATCTGCAAGTGCGATTGCCAAAGCCATGGCATCCCAGCAAGTCCCAAGTGCCACGAGGGGAACGGGACATTTGAGTGTGGAGCCTGCAG GTGCAATGAGGGGCGTGTTGGGAGGCACTGTGAATGTAGCACAGATGAAGTAAACAGTGAAGACATGGATGCTTACTGCAGGAAAGAGAACAGCTCAGAAATCTGCAGCAACAATGGAGAATGTGTCTGCGGacagtgtgtgtgtaggaagagaGATAATACAAATGAAATTTACTCTGGCAAATTCTGCGAGTGTGATAACTTCAACTGTGATAGATCCAATGGCTTAATTTGTGGGG GAAATGGTGTTTGCAGGTGTCGTGTGTGTGAATGCTATCCCAATTACACTGGCAGTGCATGTGACTGTTCCTTGGACACTGCTCCATGTGTAGCAACAAATGGTCAGATCTGCAATGGCCGGGGCGTCTGTGAGTGTGGTGCCTGTAAGTGCACAGATCCCAAGTTTCAAGGGCCAACCTGTGAGACGTGTCAGACGTGCCTTGGTGTCTGTGCAGAGCACAA AGAATGTGTTCAGTGCAGAGCCTtcaataaaggagaaaagaaagacacgTGTGCGCAGGAGTGCTCCCACTTCAACCTCACGAAGGTGGAAAGCAGAGACAAGCTGCCCCAGCCGGTGCAGGTCTACCCCGTGACCCACTGCAAGGAGAAGGACGTGGATGACTGCTGGTTCTACTTCACCTACTCGGTGAATGGCAACAACGAAGCCATCGTGCATGTGGTGGAGACTCCAG ACTGTCCTACTGGTCCTGACATCATTCCAATTGTAGCaggtgtggttgctgggattgttCTCATTGGCCTTGCCTTGCTGCTTATTTGGAAGCTTTTAATGATAATccatgacagaagagaatttgctaaatttgaaaaggagaaaatgaatgcTAAATGGGACACG